Proteins from a genomic interval of Candidatus Poribacteria bacterium:
- a CDS encoding phytanoyl-CoA dioxygenase family protein, whose product MRLTQEQCKTYRTQGVLIVKNALTDEDLQPVIDEISDWISERALALKQAGKIENLHEDEPFDRRFGLLLAQSGEMAGGLDIMHYRGQAIFEFLKNDNLLDVIEGIVGPEITCNPIQHLRAKPPVVDGNASWAGGVPWHQDAGVMMPEAEGSEIVTCWLPLGDSTIEMGCLQALPGITEEKGYLTHQKEGGTMIKPELMPDVEPLMLECYRGDLILLSRFTPHRSEPNTSDRCRWSLDLRYQTTGQHTGRTAHPDFIVRSRKNPETILAEHQEWCDMWVDAFENPRGFAGHRSV is encoded by the coding sequence ATGAGACTCACGCAAGAGCAGTGCAAAACTTATCGGACACAAGGCGTGCTGATAGTCAAAAATGCCCTGACGGATGAAGACCTCCAGCCAGTGATTGACGAGATTTCAGACTGGATTTCGGAACGTGCCCTCGCCTTAAAACAGGCGGGTAAAATCGAGAACTTGCATGAAGATGAGCCTTTCGATAGGCGTTTTGGACTGTTGCTCGCACAGTCCGGCGAGATGGCAGGCGGGTTGGATATTATGCACTACCGCGGTCAAGCCATCTTTGAATTTCTGAAGAATGATAACCTTTTAGATGTCATTGAAGGCATTGTTGGACCGGAGATTACCTGCAATCCGATCCAGCACCTGCGTGCGAAACCGCCGGTTGTAGATGGGAACGCAAGTTGGGCAGGTGGTGTGCCGTGGCATCAAGATGCTGGCGTCATGATGCCAGAGGCAGAAGGCTCCGAGATTGTCACGTGTTGGTTGCCGTTAGGTGATAGCACAATAGAAATGGGATGCCTTCAGGCGTTGCCGGGTATTACTGAAGAGAAGGGTTATCTGACTCATCAGAAAGAGGGCGGGACAATGATCAAACCGGAGTTAATGCCGGATGTTGAACCGCTCATGCTGGAATGTTACCGAGGCGACCTTATTTTATTGAGCCGTTTTACGCCACATCGTTCAGAACCGAACACGTCCGACCGGTGTCGCTGGTCGTTGGATTTGCGCTATCAGACCACAGGACAGCACACGGGACGGACAGCGCATCCCGATTTCATCGTACGCAGCCGAAAAAATCCTGAAACCATCTTGGCTGAACATCAAGAATGGTGCGATATGTGGGTAGATGCTTTTGAAAACCCACGGGGTTTCGCAGGCCACAGATCGGTGTAA
- a CDS encoding zinc-binding alcohol dehydrogenase, translating into MKGKRIVMPAKRSATLEDFELDEVLTPNQILLKTHYSLISPGTEGAGYTGLESGTRFPHGSGYTAIGEVLKVGENVTKCAVGDLAFCYGPHASITKTEAVLLAFKPPLDIDEKLVPFVRMATVAMTSLRVSSAEFGDTVAIIGLGLVGNSASQLFNLAGMKVISIERVPRRLEIAQQCGIQHLINPDEEDVLERVVALTDGEKAAVTVEAIGNPRLVETAYQLTGRKGEVILLGSPRGEYITNATEILNYSHSIGLGAITLRSAHEWVYPTMHSGESKHSLERNSRLVYSLICEGKFKVEELLTHVIDPEDAQSAYDGLTDRKDEYLGVIMDWT; encoded by the coding sequence ATGAAAGGCAAACGGATTGTGATGCCAGCGAAGCGTTCAGCAACGCTGGAGGATTTTGAACTTGACGAAGTGCTTACCCCAAACCAAATCTTACTGAAAACGCACTATAGCTTGATTAGTCCCGGTACCGAAGGCGCAGGGTATACCGGACTTGAAAGCGGCACGCGGTTCCCACACGGCTCCGGCTATACAGCGATCGGTGAAGTGCTCAAAGTTGGTGAAAATGTAACGAAATGTGCCGTGGGGGATCTCGCTTTCTGTTATGGTCCGCACGCCTCTATCACTAAAACGGAAGCAGTGCTTTTGGCGTTCAAACCGCCTTTAGATATAGACGAAAAACTGGTGCCGTTTGTCCGAATGGCAACAGTGGCAATGACATCTCTGCGCGTATCATCTGCTGAATTTGGGGATACTGTTGCCATTATCGGCTTGGGGTTGGTCGGTAACTCCGCATCACAACTTTTCAATTTAGCGGGTATGAAGGTTATCAGCATTGAACGAGTGCCGCGACGCCTTGAAATCGCCCAGCAGTGTGGTATCCAACATCTCATTAATCCCGACGAAGAGGATGTGCTGGAACGCGTCGTCGCGTTGACAGACGGCGAAAAAGCGGCAGTCACCGTCGAAGCGATTGGAAACCCACGGCTCGTCGAAACGGCGTACCAATTGACTGGCAGAAAGGGCGAGGTTATCTTACTCGGTTCACCGCGTGGCGAATACATCACCAATGCAACGGAAATCCTGAACTATAGCCACAGTATCGGTTTAGGCGCAATTACACTCAGAAGTGCGCATGAGTGGGTTTATCCAACAATGCACTCGGGCGAATCAAAGCACTCACTTGAACGCAACTCCCGCTTGGTGTATTCACTGATATGTGAAGGCAAGTTCAAAGTAGAAGAATTACTGACACACGTCATTGACCCAGAAGATGCACAATCCGCCTACGATGGATTGACGGATCGGAAAGATGAATACTTAGGCGTGATCATGGATTGGACTTAG
- a CDS encoding sugar phosphate nucleotidyltransferase — protein MQAIILCGGLATRLGEAAKTVPKVLLEIAGKTVLEWQIRLLREAGVTAVVLASGHLHDVLYERVGVNYAGIRIRYAKEETRLGTGGAILNAMKQIDTSPFFVLNGDILLADFSLRDMLNRFQQDMAGVLLSVYVSDIRPYGEIVSDSTGKILAFREKQPTCSAGYINGGVYLFNATIADAFPKGQETFSMERDVFPSVSNLYTLQTDASWIDIGVPERLDSARKHFPRF, from the coding sequence ATGCAAGCCATTATTCTGTGTGGTGGTCTTGCGACTCGACTCGGTGAAGCCGCGAAAACTGTTCCGAAGGTTTTACTGGAGATCGCTGGGAAAACAGTGTTGGAGTGGCAGATCCGATTGTTGAGAGAAGCAGGGGTTACTGCGGTCGTCCTTGCGTCTGGACATCTGCACGATGTACTCTATGAGCGGGTGGGTGTCAATTACGCTGGAATCCGTATCCGTTATGCCAAAGAGGAGACGAGACTTGGAACAGGTGGCGCGATTCTGAACGCGATGAAACAGATTGATACGTCCCCGTTTTTTGTGCTGAACGGCGATATCCTACTTGCGGACTTTTCACTCCGAGATATGTTAAACCGCTTTCAACAAGATATGGCGGGCGTGCTTCTAAGTGTGTATGTATCAGATATCCGTCCGTATGGCGAAATTGTATCTGATAGCACTGGAAAGATTCTGGCGTTTCGTGAGAAACAGCCGACTTGTTCTGCCGGATACATCAATGGTGGAGTGTATCTCTTCAATGCAACAATTGCCGACGCATTTCCAAAGGGACAGGAAACCTTCTCTATGGAACGCGACGTTTTTCCGTCAGTATCCAACCTTTATACGCTACAAACGGATGCAAGTTGGATTGATATCGGGGTACCAGAACGATTGGACTCCGCGCGTAAACATTTCCCACGATTTTAG
- a CDS encoding glutathione S-transferase, whose translation MTDLDIADCLNETCPWSGKPVQADSLTEYDGHVVGFCNTGCRDKFEAAVRHFKAAKAARAEQ comes from the coding sequence ATGACGGATCTCGACATCGCCGACTGCCTCAACGAAACCTGCCCTTGGTCCGGTAAACCGGTACAGGCTGACTCGCTGACTGAGTACGACGGTCACGTCGTCGGATTCTGCAACACGGGGTGTCGCGACAAGTTTGAAGCGGCGGTACGCCACTTCAAGGCGGCGAAGGCGGCGAGAGCGGAGCAGTAG